ATCTCATCTTTCCTTCGTATGAGGTGTGATTCAcaacaaatacaatttaacaaaaactagTTTGTCTACATTCGGTATGATATAATTAAGGACTTTGTCTCAAACAGATTAAAGTTCTTGTTTCATGATTTTAGATTGTGGATGCCTTGTACCAATCTTCTTGTAGAAATGCCTTCTCCTCCTAGAAGAGAAATTACACCTTACGTGTCGTACATGACTACATGGAACAGTCACTTTGCAGATAGGATATGGTGTTAGACATTTAGCTTGatacaattaattaatgtttaaCAACAAGGTTTAAAGGCAACGAGAGCTATATCTAATAAGATGTGGTCTAAGACATATGAGACCTGATACATGGAGAATCACTCATTTATAAATTTCTGGTATATTAACGACATTTTGTGTCTAAAAAATTAGCTATTATAATGAATATGGtctaaaattgaatttaaattaacaaaactatcTATAAAGTTTGAAACGATCTTAcctaatcaaaacaaataattatctAAGcaatctgttttgttttgttcggATTATATAGGTCCCCAAAACGTCATACAATAAAACTtgcttaaatattttgtttttttgttacattaaaaaattagtatcttgttgtgtttttgtttggtttgaaaaGCTGAAAATgtgtgaaggagaagaaggaagctataaaaaagagtttaggtacaaaagtaaaaagttaTTATGTCGGTGGGTTCattaaaagaaaccaaaaaacataaacaagtaattttgttttggcatAACgaagcatcttcttcttcttccttgtatTTATTATCCATTTCCAGAGATTCTCCCTTGTGAGATAACAACGAAgaacgaaagagagagagagagagagagatatgatGGACGGCGTTGAAGGCGGCACGGCGATGTACGGTGGTCTCGAGACGGTGCAATACGTACGGACGCATCATCAACATCTGTGCAGAGAAAACCAGTGTACCTCTGCTCTTGTCAAACACATCAAAGCTCCTCTTCATCTCGTAAGCTTCTCCAATCTACCACTAATTTCACCCTTTTCGTACCATTTTCTCCATGATCCGTCAATTTTGATCCCAACcatcgatttagggttttttccCCCAAATCTCTGTTTAACGATTgattataattgattttttttaggtttgGTCACTTGTACGGAGATTTGATCAGCCGCAGAAATACAAACCGTTTGTGAGCAGATGTACAGTAATCGGTGATCCTGAAATCGGCAGTCTTAGAGAAGTCAATGTTAAATCTGGTCTTCCTGCAACAACATCTACTGAGAGATTAGAActtcttgatgatgaagaacacaTCCTCGGTATCAAAATCATCGGTGGTGATCACAGACTTAAGGTACAGCGAGAGAAATCAAATCTCAttgatgtttgtttatatGCAGATTCTcattgattgtttgtttgcagAATTACTCGTCGATTTTGACGGTTCATCCGGAGATAATCGAGGGAAGAGCAGGAACGATGGTGATTGAATCGTTTGTAGTTGATGTTCCTCAAGGTAACACAAAGGATGAGACTTGCTACTTTGTTGAAGCACTTATCAGATGTAATCTCAAGTCACTAGCAGATGTTTCTGAAAGATTGGCTTCTCAGGACATTACTCAGTGAACTACATAATCAATGAACAAGGGCATTGAAGTGAAGTATCAATTCCAGTTTGTGATATAATCAATATTCTTCaggatttttttggtttggcctagatatatatatagatatctaTCCTCGGTAATGACCAGTCTAAAAAGATGTACATATTGTCCCAATGGTGAAGTTTTGATGTAAGATATCTCCTGGTGGTTTGTTATTTGtagatatttttgtaaacaatgTAAATGTGAATGGTTTATgatgtataatatatagttcaCAAAA
This sequence is a window from Arabidopsis thaliana chromosome 1 sequence. Protein-coding genes within it:
- the RCAR1 gene encoding regulatory component of ABA receptor 1 (regulatory component of ABA receptor 1 (RCAR1); CONTAINS InterPro DOMAIN/s: Polyketide cyclase/dehydrase (InterPro:IPR019587); BEST Arabidopsis thaliana protein match is: PYR1-like 7 (TAIR:AT4G01026.1); Has 395 Blast hits to 395 proteins in 28 species: Archae - 0; Bacteria - 3; Metazoa - 0; Fungi - 0; Plants - 392; Viruses - 0; Other Eukaryotes - 0 (source: NCBI BLink).), translated to MMDGVEGGTAMYGGLETVQYVRTHHQHLCRENQCTSALVKHIKAPLHLVWSLVRRFDQPQKYKPFVSRCTVIGDPEIGSLREVNVKSGLPATTSTERLELLDDEEHILGIKIIGGDHRLKNYSSILTVHPEIIEGRAGTMVIESFVVDVPQGNTKDETCYFVEALIRCNLKSLADVSERLASQDITQ